GAATAATCCCCCAAAAGTTTCCACATACTGCATCAAAAGGAGGATGAGCCGTGCTGCAGCAAACAACAACGATCCAACAAGAAATAACTAAATTGAGTGAACAATTTCTGCATTCTTCAGATTTCACGGTAAAAGAAATTCCTTGGGGTTCAGGTGAGCAGGCAATTTTGTGTTTTTATTCTTCACTTGTGAAAAAAAGTGAAGTGGAAAGCAACCTTAACTTACTAAGGCTTGCAAAAAGAACGATATCGTATGAAAATCCCGAAACACGAATTGACGAGCCAATAAGAAATCGAACAACGACCTTTGATGATTCCGTTACGATTACTACAGAACCATATAATAATGAAAAACTGATTGACTATATATGCAATGGTGAAACGTTGGTCATCCTGTTACATACGCACGAAATGATTAGACTAGATAGCCCAGATTTTGTGCATAGAACACCGGATGAACCTGAAAATGAGCATGTATTACGTGGATCTCATGAAGGACTTGTTGAGAATTTTGATTCGAATGTGTCACTTATTCGAAAACGCATTAAAAATAATAAACTGATTGTGAAGAAGCTGATTCTTGGAAAAGAGACTAAAACCGTTGCTTACTATTTTTATGTAGAGGATATAGTAGATAAGGAAGCGCTGAAAACAGTAGAAGAGCGTCTACAAGCAATCGAGCTTGATATGTTTTATAGTGTTGGGCAGCTTAGTGATTATTTAGACGATCAAGTTTGGTCGCCATTTCCCCAGCTGCTCAATACAGAAAGGCCGGACCGTGTTGTAGCGAATATCTTGGAGGGTAAAATAGCGATTATGACCGATGTTTCGCCAACCGCGCTCATTGGACCCGTTACCTTTTTTTCATTTTATCAATCCCCTGATGATTTTAATGCACGTGTGTTAGTCGGAACGTTTTATCGGATAATGCGGATCTTCAGTTTTTTATCGGCCATCTTTTTACCCGCGTTTTATATTGCTATTGTTAGTTTTCATTTTGAAGTGTTACCGCTTGAACTCGCCAATAAGGTCAAGTCGGATATAAATCAAATCCCGTATCGACCACTTATTGAAGCACTTATTATGGAAATTACAATTGAACTCATACGCGAGGCAAGCGTTCGTCTACCAAAATCGATTGGACAAACGATTGGTATTGTTGGAGGGCTTGTTATTGGAGAGTCGATTGTTAGTGCGGGATTAGTATCGAATTTAATGGTTATTGTTGTAGCGTTCACAGCCATATCGAGTTTTGTTGTACCGTCTGTTGAGCTGAATACATCAATTCGTATGCTGCGCTTTCCATTTATGCTATTGGCTGCATTGTTCGGGTTTTTCGGTATCGTAATCGGAACATTTATATTAGTTATTCATTTATTGAATTTAAGCTCATTAAAACGTCCGTATTTTTCGCCGATTATTCCGTTCGAGCCAAAAGAGTTGCATAAAATATTCCTCCGTGGACCTTATTATAAAGCAAAGAAACAAGTCACGAGTTTCTCACCACAAAAGGATGACAAATCATGACGATCAAGTTAACAAAAGTACAATTATTCCTTTTAATGTTCGTTATGCAAACTGGATTTGTTTATACATCTTATCAAAACGTTTTGATTGAGTATGGGGGACGTGATTCCACCATTCTATTTCTCATCATTGCCCTAGTGTTTTTTTTACAGCTATTGTTTTTTGAAAAAATGTATAAATACTTCATATTAAATCGTTTTACTAAAGTACTCTACCTTATTTATTGGTTCTTCTATATTATTGTGTTCGTTGTTTATATTACGTATGTATTAACTTCTTGGGTGTTTCCAAATACGCCAAATTCCGTACTAATCGCCATTTTTCTATTTGTGTGCTTTTATGCGAGTGTGAGTAGACCTGAAACCGCCATTAATATTGGAGTCGTTTTACTGCCTATGCTCGTTTTGTTTGTTTTATTTATGTTGCGCGCTATTCCAAATCTACATGTGACTAATTTATTTCCGCTATTCCAAGAGTCAAAGGAATCTTGGATGATGGGTCTAATCTATGCTACATATGCGTTTGGTGGTGCAGAATCCTTTATTATGCTGCGCAAATACGTTTTAACAGGCGAAAAAATCAAAAATAAAGTATTGGCGGCATACTCCATTTTTTTAACAAGCTTTTATTTATTTTCACTTTTATTTACACTCATGTTTTTTGCGCTAGAAGAAATCAAGCTACTTCCTGAGCCGATTTTATATATTTTACATTCACAAGAAGTTACATTCGTAAAGCGTCTTGATTTATTCTTTATTTATATTTGGCTATCTTGGTCATTAGTAGCTATCGTAAATTATGTTCTCATGATGAGGCTCGTTTATTTTGAAAAAAAACGTAAATCACCAAAACTAAAACTATTCATTTTATTCACAAGTCTTGGCATTATTTCACTTTTTCTTATCCGATTTTCAGTACTTGAGTTTTTTAAGCATTATGTTGTTTATCTGAATATTGTTTTTACATTTATATTACCAATTTCCATTATAATCGTAAATAAAATAAGGGGGCGAACAATATCCGAATCCGATGCATCAGCTTAATAGTCGTTTCGCTCTTGCTGGTAGGTTGTTGGGATGAGCGACTTTATAAAAACTCATCCGTCATATCACTGAGTGGTTTTGAGGGAAGAATAGGCGATATCACAGCGTACTATGCCTATCCCCAAGCGACAACAGAAGAGATGAAGACGATTGTCATTACTGGAAATGGTGTGTCAGCTCGTGCTGTACGGCAGGATGCAGAGCTAAAAGTCGAACAAACTCTTGATTTATCCGTACTGTCAACAGTCCTTATTTCCGAAGATACCGCAAAAGAAGATATTTATGAGTATATCGATATTTATTATCGTGATGCCACCAATC
The sequence above is a segment of the Solibacillus sp. FSL H8-0523 genome. Coding sequences within it:
- a CDS encoding spore germination protein, translated to MLQQTTTIQQEITKLSEQFLHSSDFTVKEIPWGSGEQAILCFYSSLVKKSEVESNLNLLRLAKRTISYENPETRIDEPIRNRTTTFDDSVTITTEPYNNEKLIDYICNGETLVILLHTHEMIRLDSPDFVHRTPDEPENEHVLRGSHEGLVENFDSNVSLIRKRIKNNKLIVKKLILGKETKTVAYYFYVEDIVDKEALKTVEERLQAIELDMFYSVGQLSDYLDDQVWSPFPQLLNTERPDRVVANILEGKIAIMTDVSPTALIGPVTFFSFYQSPDDFNARVLVGTFYRIMRIFSFLSAIFLPAFYIAIVSFHFEVLPLELANKVKSDINQIPYRPLIEALIMEITIELIREASVRLPKSIGQTIGIVGGLVIGESIVSAGLVSNLMVIVVAFTAISSFVVPSVELNTSIRMLRFPFMLLAALFGFFGIVIGTFILVIHLLNLSSLKRPYFSPIIPFEPKELHKIFLRGPYYKAKKQVTSFSPQKDDKS
- a CDS encoding GerAB/ArcD/ProY family transporter, with protein sequence MTIKLTKVQLFLLMFVMQTGFVYTSYQNVLIEYGGRDSTILFLIIALVFFLQLLFFEKMYKYFILNRFTKVLYLIYWFFYIIVFVVYITYVLTSWVFPNTPNSVLIAIFLFVCFYASVSRPETAINIGVVLLPMLVLFVLFMLRAIPNLHVTNLFPLFQESKESWMMGLIYATYAFGGAESFIMLRKYVLTGEKIKNKVLAAYSIFLTSFYLFSLLFTLMFFALEEIKLLPEPILYILHSQEVTFVKRLDLFFIYIWLSWSLVAIVNYVLMMRLVYFEKKRKSPKLKLFILFTSLGIISLFLIRFSVLEFFKHYVVYLNIVFTFILPISIIIVNKIRGRTISESDASA